Proteins encoded within one genomic window of Cellulomonas xiejunii:
- a CDS encoding HAD family hydrolase: MTLAHVRAVVLDVGETLVDETRAWTRAAGEVGVTPFALMGVLGVLAERGEPVARVWDVLGVEPPASRPTIGPDDLYPDALPTLTSLRSAGFVVAIAGNQPAGAEDQLRAAGVDLDLVASSARWGVAKPAPAFFARILSELRLAPEHVLYVGDRLDNDVLPARAAGMRTAFLRRGPWGYLHASRAQVALADLRVASLTELTDVLLAARR, translated from the coding sequence ATGACCCTCGCGCACGTGCGTGCCGTCGTGCTGGACGTCGGGGAGACGCTCGTCGACGAGACCCGCGCGTGGACCCGGGCGGCGGGGGAGGTCGGCGTGACGCCGTTCGCCCTCATGGGGGTCCTCGGCGTCCTCGCCGAGCGGGGTGAGCCGGTCGCGCGCGTCTGGGACGTGCTCGGCGTCGAGCCGCCGGCGTCACGGCCGACGATCGGGCCCGACGACCTGTACCCGGACGCGCTGCCCACCCTGACGTCGCTGCGGTCGGCGGGGTTCGTCGTCGCGATCGCCGGCAACCAGCCCGCCGGCGCCGAGGACCAGCTGCGTGCCGCGGGTGTCGACCTCGACCTCGTCGCGTCGTCGGCGCGGTGGGGCGTCGCCAAGCCGGCCCCCGCGTTCTTCGCGCGCATCCTCAGCGAGCTCCGGCTCGCCCCCGAGCACGTGCTGTACGTCGGCGACCGGCTCGACAACGACGTGCTCCCGGCACGCGCCGCAGGCATGCGGACGGCGTTCCTGCGCCGCGGACCGTGGGGCTACCTCCACGCGTCGCGCGCGCAGGTCGCGCTCGCCGACCTGCGTGTCGCCTCGCTGACCGAGCTGACGGACGTGCTGCTCGCGGCGCGCCGCTGA
- a CDS encoding DsbA family oxidoreductase: MTLDNPVFTAPPRTVTVEVWSDVACPWCWIGKRRFATALREFAHRDHVDVHWRSYLLSPETPAGPGRPEIDALVEMKGLPRERVEQMFAHVASVGAGEGLRYDFAQTLAFNTFDAHRLLHLAREAGGGVLVETTMEALFSAHFERGVDLGADGALVAVAARAGFAAHGWDDARVTAALAGGAATDAVREDLATARALGVTGVPFFVVDRKYAVSGAQPAEVFAQLLDAGWREANPLAAAPTGDTCSDDGC, encoded by the coding sequence GTGACTCTCGACAACCCCGTCTTCACCGCCCCACCCCGCACCGTGACCGTCGAGGTGTGGTCCGACGTCGCGTGCCCCTGGTGCTGGATCGGCAAGCGCCGGTTCGCCACCGCGCTGCGCGAGTTCGCGCACCGCGACCACGTGGACGTGCACTGGCGGTCCTACCTGCTCTCCCCCGAGACCCCCGCCGGGCCCGGGCGGCCGGAGATCGACGCGCTCGTCGAGATGAAGGGCCTGCCCCGCGAGCGGGTCGAGCAGATGTTCGCGCACGTCGCTTCCGTGGGCGCCGGAGAGGGCCTGCGGTACGACTTCGCGCAGACGCTCGCCTTCAACACGTTCGACGCCCACCGCCTCCTGCACCTGGCCCGCGAGGCCGGAGGTGGCGTACTCGTCGAGACGACCATGGAGGCGCTGTTCTCCGCGCACTTCGAGCGGGGCGTCGACCTGGGCGCGGACGGCGCGCTCGTCGCGGTCGCGGCGCGGGCCGGGTTCGCGGCGCACGGTTGGGACGACGCACGCGTCACAGCGGCCCTCGCCGGCGGCGCGGCGACCGACGCCGTCCGTGAGGACCTCGCGACCGCCCGCGCGCTCGGCGTCACCGGCGTGCCGTTCTTCGTGGTCGACCGGAAGTACGCGGTGTCCGGGGCCCAGCCGGCCGAGGTGTTCGCGCAGCTGCTCGACGCCGGGTGGCGCGAGGCCAACCCGCTCGCGGCAGCACCGACCGGTGACACCTGCAGCGACGACGGCTGCTGA